The Chlamydia sp. 04-14 DNA segment TTCATACCAATGACTTCCTAAGTTCTGTACTATACGATCAGCAAGTTGTGCAACATAGACATTGGATGATTTTTGTATCGCCATATACATATTTAAACGACGATTTGATGAAATATCCTTGAGTGGAAATTGTTTTCTTCCAGGAAAGACCGTACGGGTAACATCGATAGGTTCAGAAGGATCGAATAAAGGTTTCCCTGATTTTTCTAACATCTCTTCGTTTGCAAGCAATCCAATAGCAATAGTAAGAGGTTTCATAATAGAACCTGGTTCGAAAACATCACTTACTGATTTTACTTTCGTATGCTCTATCTTTTCCTTATCATTGAAAAAGTCCTTATACTCTGCAGGATTGAAAAAAGGATATTGCGCTAAGGCTAGAATATCCCCAGTATAGGCATTCATTAAAATCAAGCGCCCACCCTTAGCCCGAGCTTCTTTCACACCTTTTTCTAATTCCTCTTCAGCGATTGTCTGTATACACGGATTAATAGTCAGATAGATATCCGATCCATCCCTAGGAATTTTTGTAACTTTATCGAGATCTAAACGATTTAAAGGAGAGCGAAGAAATTTGCGCTCTCCAGGTTCTCCTTCAAGAATGTGATTGAAATACGCCTCTAATCCTCCGGTAGGAAAGGCTTTTCCTGTTTTCTCATCCTTCACTTCTCTAAGAGTATGGAGAACTTGACCTAGAAGTTTTCCAAAAGGATACGACCTTTGATAGTCGGTCATAAAAAACAAAGCATTGGAAGGTATTTTAGATTTGGATGCATACCCTCGCCACCAAGAAAGAATTCGATCACGTTCAGCACGATCTAGCCATAGAAATAACTTTCTATGCCTAGACTTCCTATCAAATTCTCCTCGCAACTTTCCGTAATCCCCATCGCCAACAAGATTAAATATTTTCTCAGCAACGGTATCGCGATGTTCTTCTGGAATGGCTACAGCATCTAAACAAAGATGAAATTTAGTAATATCGACAGCTAGAGGCTGTCTCTGCTCAGGGTCTCCTTTACGTACATTCATCTGAGAAAAGAATGTTCCCCGACGAAAAGGATCCTTAACTCGAAATTCATGTTGCCCTAATGCCTCGGCAGCCCAACGTTTCCCCTCACAAATCTGAATTTTATAATAACGTATAATAAGGAAAGAGTAGGAGAGCAAAACCCCACAAGTAATCATTGTTAAGTATTTACGATGATTCATAGGTCACAATACAAACACTATCTTCTGTAGGATATTGGAGATATTGATATTCAGGAAGGCTTGCTATATGCATGAGATGTTCAGGACTTTCTATTTTATCAATAAGAAAACCCAAAGCAATATTTTCTTGTTCTCTTTGGCGTAACTTTGACCATAAAGAAGGAATTTCCAATCGCAATTTAGTCAGATCATTTTGTTTATTAATATAGGAATAAAGTAAACCACCTAGAAAACAAAAACAAAAAAACAGACGCAAAAACCGATATTTATTCATGAGAATTTCTTTTCAAAGCAACGGAGTTTTGCCGATCTACAACGAGGATTTTTTCTTGTTTCTTCATATGTAGGCATAACGACTTTCTTAGTAAGAATTTGTCCTAGTCCCGACTTCTCAGCCTCTTTAAAAAACCATTTTACAGGACGATCTTCCGAACTGCAAAATGAAATAATCACCAAACGCCCCTCAGGAGCAAGCCAACGCATAGCAGACTCTAGCAATACTTTCAACTGCAGGTCCTCTTGATTTACATACACTCGTAAAGCTTGGAAAATTAAAGTCAGTGGATGGATTTTCTTACGTAAACGATATGAAGGGAAAACCCTTCCTGTTGCTTCTTTTAAATCTTTCACAGTAATAATTTTCTTATGTCTTCTAAAATGCACCACAGCTTTAGCTACATTTTTCCAATGTGGTTCTTCTCCATATTCACGAAAAATCTTACCTAACTCTTCTTCGCGAAGCGTGTTTAATACTTCACTTGCTGTGATTCCCTTAGAAGTATCCATGCGCATATCTAAATCATGATTTTCTCCTTGAAAACTAAAACCACGGGATAAAGTATCTAACTGCATAGAAGAAACTCCAAGATCAGCAAGTATACCATCATAAATACCTTCCCTAGGGTCGTTAGCAAGATCCTCAAACGAGGCATGACGAAGGTGAACGCGATCTCCAAATTTTTCTAAACGTTCCTTTGCTAAAGATAAAGCTGATGCATCACGATCAGAGCCATCATAAGAAATTATAGAAGGATAGGCAGAAAGAAACGCCTCAGCATGACCCCCAGCTCCTACAGTGACATCACAGAAAGATCGTGGGTTTCGATTAGAAAACCACGACAAACACTCGTTTACTAATACCGGAATATGGGAAGGAACCTCAGACACAAAAACGCCTAAATCATTCTAAAAACAACAATACGAGAAAAATATACACCATTAGAGAGAATGGGGAAAGATTTCTATTATTTGTCATTTTTGATTTTAAGAATAATTAAGACTATTGACTTTTTCCTTTACCCTATTATGATTTAGAAAGTAGGGTTTTAAAGGCTGTATTATGGTAGAAATTTTTAATTACAGTACCTCTGTTTACGAAAAACACGCGTCTAACAATAAAGTAGTGAACGATTTCCGCAAGGAAGTTCACATGGAAAGTTTGACGATCCGTGATGTAGCGAAGCATGCCCAAATTTTGGACATGACGCCAAAACCCTCGGCTTTATCTTCTCTTATGCAGACGAATAAGAAAACCCATTGGGCATTCTTTTCGCCTCCTAATAACTTCCATAAACAGCGATTCTCGACTCCTTATTTAGCCCCTTCATTAGGATCTCCTGATCAACAGGATGATGATTTGGAGAAAATTTCTTCCTATTTAAAGGTACTGACTCGAGGAAAATTCTCTTATCAAAGTCGTGTAACACCTTTTCTCTCTTATAAAGATCAAGAAGAAAGCGAAGAAGAGGAAGAAGAAGCTTCTGATTCTGAAGAAGACGTTATCGTTCAAGAAGGAAAAATCTTACTCAAAGCTATTGATCTAGGATTGAAGTCTTCTAATATCATGATCGATTATGTTATTTCTCGTATTTTTCAATTTGTTCAAGGCTAAAATA contains these protein-coding regions:
- the rsmH gene encoding 16S rRNA (cytosine(1402)-N(4))-methyltransferase RsmH translates to MSEVPSHIPVLVNECLSWFSNRNPRSFCDVTVGAGGHAEAFLSAYPSIISYDGSDRDASALSLAKERLEKFGDRVHLRHASFEDLANDPREGIYDGILADLGVSSMQLDTLSRGFSFQGENHDLDMRMDTSKGITASEVLNTLREEELGKIFREYGEEPHWKNVAKAVVHFRRHKKIITVKDLKEATGRVFPSYRLRKKIHPLTLIFQALRVYVNQEDLQLKVLLESAMRWLAPEGRLVIISFCSSEDRPVKWFFKEAEKSGLGQILTKKVVMPTYEETRKNPRCRSAKLRCFEKKFS
- a CDS encoding DUF5399 family protein: MVEIFNYSTSVYEKHASNNKVVNDFRKEVHMESLTIRDVAKHAQILDMTPKPSALSSLMQTNKKTHWAFFSPPNNFHKQRFSTPYLAPSLGSPDQQDDDLEKISSYLKVLTRGKFSYQSRVTPFLSYKDQEESEEEEEEASDSEEDVIVQEGKILLKAIDLGLKSSNIMIDYVISRIFQFVQG
- a CDS encoding peptidoglycan D,D-transpeptidase FtsI family protein translates to MNHRKYLTMITCGVLLSYSFLIIRYYKIQICEGKRWAAEALGQHEFRVKDPFRRGTFFSQMNVRKGDPEQRQPLAVDITKFHLCLDAVAIPEEHRDTVAEKIFNLVGDGDYGKLRGEFDRKSRHRKLFLWLDRAERDRILSWWRGYASKSKIPSNALFFMTDYQRSYPFGKLLGQVLHTLREVKDEKTGKAFPTGGLEAYFNHILEGEPGERKFLRSPLNRLDLDKVTKIPRDGSDIYLTINPCIQTIAEEELEKGVKEARAKGGRLILMNAYTGDILALAQYPFFNPAEYKDFFNDKEKIEHTKVKSVSDVFEPGSIMKPLTIAIGLLANEEMLEKSGKPLFDPSEPIDVTRTVFPGRKQFPLKDISSNRRLNMYMAIQKSSNVYVAQLADRIVQNLGSHWYEEKLLLLGFGKKTGIELPGEASGLVPSPKRFHINGVPEWSLSTPYSLAMGYNILATGIQMVRAYAILANGGYNVRPTLVKKIVTTSGQEYVLHPQVRGERILSQNIVDEVLRAIRFTTYPGGTGYRASPKNHSSAGKTGTTEKLVNGKYDKHRHISSFIGITPIYPGEETSVPLVMLVSIDDPDHGVREDGTKNYMGGRCAAPVFGRVADRALAYLGVPEDKQKYDYKKEVASIKSLYEEWNRSGK